Proteins encoded together in one Chitinispirillales bacterium ANBcel5 window:
- a CDS encoding DRTGG domain-containing protein, with translation MKFSEIIETLNARVVSEASDFNSCQVSSVVVSDLMSDVLVSDKPSPLILTSLSTDQAIRTASMVDASGVVITQNKPLPEGIDKLAEELDITLLHTPMDKFKACVLLGKLLERNEIEI, from the coding sequence ATGAAATTTTCTGAAATAATCGAGACGCTAAATGCCAGGGTGGTTTCTGAAGCATCAGATTTCAATTCCTGCCAGGTCTCAAGTGTAGTGGTGAGTGATCTAATGAGTGATGTGCTTGTATCGGATAAACCATCACCTTTAATCCTTACCTCTCTTTCAACCGATCAGGCTATCCGCACTGCAAGTATGGTTGATGCTTCCGGTGTTGTAATAACACAAAACAAACCACTGCCGGAAGGAATCGATAAACTCGCAGAGGAGCTGGATATAACTTTACTCCATACACCAATGGATAAATTTAAGGCCTGTGTTTTACTTGGAAAACTCCTTGAACGTAATGAGATAGAAATATAA
- a CDS encoding ATP-binding protein encodes MHYTFSDYIVDLVQNSIEAKSSLVIVDLVEEEGRVKLYISDNGTGMDQEELKKVKDPFFTDAKKHKTRETVGLGISFMAQLASQCGATFDVASEKGVGTSVFFSCSTDNPDMAPLGNIASAILSCINMSENCEIKFNRKRGELSYSVLKSELLAAVGDISDAQSLIALRKYLQSQEKTLSKKGT; translated from the coding sequence ATGCATTACACGTTTTCAGATTACATAGTAGATCTTGTTCAGAATTCAATCGAAGCTAAAAGCAGTCTTGTTATAGTTGATTTAGTAGAGGAAGAGGGCAGGGTTAAGCTATATATTTCAGACAATGGAACAGGAATGGATCAGGAGGAACTAAAGAAAGTCAAAGATCCTTTTTTCACTGACGCCAAGAAACATAAAACCAGGGAAACTGTTGGGCTTGGTATATCCTTTATGGCTCAGCTTGCTTCACAATGTGGTGCTACCTTTGATGTTGCCAGTGAGAAAGGTGTTGGAACTTCTGTCTTTTTTTCTTGTTCTACCGACAACCCGGATATGGCACCTTTAGGCAATATCGCATCTGCCATTCTAAGCTGCATAAACATGTCAGAAAACTGTGAAATTAAGTTTAACAGAAAAAGAGGAGAATTATCCTATTCTGTGCTAAAATCTGAACTGCTTGCAGCCGTGGGGGACATTTCTGATGCACAGAGTTTAATAGCGCTCAGGAAGTATCTGCAATCACAGGAAAAGACTTTATCCAAAAAGGGGACTTGA
- a CDS encoding redox-sensing transcriptional repressor Rex, protein MTTNKNCILRLSQYKSALYRFKSIGFEKIFSNYLADAVGVTSTQVRKDFSLFGISGNKRGGYSINSLISELNKILGKDKIQKVIIAGAGSLGSALIKYRNFEKEGIKVVAAFDIDPAKRNTKLSVPIYSLEELSNFTREYEIEIGILSVPEIAAQHTLDLMVKAGIKGVLNFAPIQLKSPDNCVINNVNLELELENLIYFVNLQANGQNAKTQ, encoded by the coding sequence ATGACAACTAATAAAAACTGTATTCTAAGACTTTCACAATACAAAAGTGCTCTTTATCGTTTTAAGTCAATTGGCTTTGAAAAGATCTTTTCCAATTATTTGGCAGATGCAGTAGGTGTAACCAGTACTCAGGTCAGGAAAGATTTTTCACTCTTTGGTATTTCTGGTAATAAAAGAGGCGGTTACAGTATAAATTCTTTGATTTCTGAACTCAATAAAATTCTGGGAAAAGATAAAATTCAGAAGGTAATAATTGCGGGGGCAGGCAGCCTTGGAAGTGCTTTGATTAAATACAGAAATTTCGAAAAGGAGGGAATAAAGGTTGTTGCTGCATTCGATATTGACCCGGCAAAGCGCAACACAAAACTCTCAGTTCCAATATATTCACTGGAAGAACTTAGTAACTTTACACGAGAATATGAGATCGAGATAGGAATTCTAAGTGTACCCGAAATCGCTGCACAGCATACTCTTGACCTTATGGTAAAAGCTGGCATCAAAGGCGTTTTGAACTTCGCTCCAATTCAGCTAAAATCTCCGGATAACTGCGTTATAAATAATGTAAATCTTGAACTTGAACTTGAGAATCTAATTTATTTTGTTAATTTGCAGGCCAATGGCCAGAATGCAAAAACACAGTAG
- a CDS encoding (2Fe-2S) ferredoxin domain-containing protein: MSKITLEDLKKLREQKKKELSKRDSEGKTTQIIIGMGTCGIAAGAKDSFDAFLDEVDKNNLTDVSITQTGCMGLCYAEPTVEVIVPDMPAIVYGNVKADIAKRIVNEHVVGKALVNDHIFDKPAADILK, from the coding sequence ATGTCAAAAATAACATTAGAGGATCTTAAAAAACTGCGGGAGCAGAAGAAAAAAGAACTCAGTAAAAGGGATTCAGAGGGTAAAACAACTCAGATAATTATAGGTATGGGAACCTGTGGAATAGCTGCAGGAGCAAAAGATTCATTTGATGCATTTTTAGATGAGGTTGATAAAAATAACCTTACTGATGTCTCTATTACCCAGACCGGGTGTATGGGACTTTGTTATGCAGAACCTACAGTAGAAGTAATTGTACCGGATATGCCTGCTATTGTTTATGGAAATGTTAAAGCTGATATCGCTAAACGTATAGTAAATGAGCACGTTGTTGGAAAAGCTCTTGTAAATGATCACATATTCGATAAACCTGCAGCGGACATTCTCAAGTAA
- a CDS encoding NADH-quinone oxidoreductase subunit NuoF — MKYKNYILVCGGTGCESSKADLIYKNILSELEKHGASEDAQVVKTGCFGFCEKGPIVKVLPDESFYVHITPDDAKELVSEHIIKGRKVTRLLYDNKEGKERARIDDIEFYQKQFRVVLRNCGFINPEDINEYIARDGYLGLEKALFEMKPQDVIEEMKKSGIRGRGGAGFPAWMKWSFTKDVESDQKFVVCNADEGDPGAYMDRSTLEGDPHSILEAMAIAGRTVGANQGYIYIRAEYPLAIERLEIALKQAREMGLLGKNILNSGFDFDIEIRLGAGAFVCGEETALLASIEGKRGMPKPRPPFPAVKGLWDKPTVINNVETLANIPVIITKGGDWFSKIGTENSKGTKVFALTGKITNSGLIEVPMGTTLREIIYDIGGGIPNGKKFKAVQTGGPSGGVITADYLDTPIDYDNLQKLGSIMGSGGMIVMDEDDCMVDVTKFYLEFTVDESCGKCSPCRIGGRQLYNLLDKVTQGEGTEEDIRKMRQISKAMQKASLCGLGQTAPNPVVSTLTYFEDEYMAHVDERKCPAKKCSNLLKYTIIPEKCIGCGLCAKKCPVDAIAGQKKAIHTINSDVCIKCGVCEQACKFAAVITN; from the coding sequence ATGAAGTATAAAAATTATATCTTGGTGTGCGGTGGTACAGGATGTGAGTCCAGTAAGGCAGACCTTATTTACAAAAATATCTTAAGTGAGCTGGAAAAACATGGTGCTTCAGAAGATGCGCAGGTCGTTAAAACCGGTTGTTTTGGGTTTTGCGAAAAAGGACCTATTGTAAAGGTACTTCCTGATGAAAGCTTTTATGTACATATTACACCCGATGATGCTAAAGAGTTGGTAAGTGAGCATATTATTAAGGGTAGAAAAGTTACAAGACTACTTTATGATAATAAAGAAGGTAAAGAAAGAGCCCGAATCGACGATATAGAATTTTATCAAAAACAGTTCAGAGTGGTTCTGAGAAACTGTGGTTTCATAAATCCTGAGGATATCAATGAATATATCGCTCGGGATGGATATCTGGGCCTCGAAAAAGCCCTCTTTGAAATGAAACCCCAGGATGTCATTGAAGAGATGAAAAAATCGGGAATTAGGGGAAGAGGTGGAGCCGGATTTCCTGCCTGGATGAAATGGTCCTTTACAAAAGATGTAGAAAGTGATCAGAAATTTGTGGTATGTAATGCCGATGAGGGAGATCCCGGAGCATACATGGACAGAAGTACACTGGAAGGTGATCCCCATTCTATTCTCGAAGCAATGGCTATTGCAGGACGCACCGTCGGTGCCAACCAGGGATATATTTATATTCGTGCCGAGTATCCACTTGCAATCGAAAGGCTTGAAATTGCATTAAAACAAGCCAGGGAAATGGGTTTGCTTGGAAAAAATATCCTTAACAGCGGTTTTGATTTTGATATAGAAATCAGACTCGGTGCAGGGGCTTTTGTATGTGGTGAAGAAACAGCATTGCTTGCTTCAATAGAGGGAAAGCGCGGGATGCCCAAACCAAGGCCTCCTTTTCCTGCAGTAAAAGGTTTATGGGATAAGCCGACAGTTATAAATAATGTTGAGACGTTGGCAAATATTCCTGTAATTATCACAAAGGGTGGAGATTGGTTTTCAAAAATAGGTACAGAGAATTCTAAGGGAACTAAAGTTTTTGCTTTAACTGGAAAAATAACCAATTCTGGTCTGATAGAAGTTCCTATGGGAACAACTCTTAGAGAGATTATTTACGATATTGGTGGTGGTATACCCAATGGTAAGAAATTTAAAGCAGTTCAGACCGGTGGACCATCTGGTGGGGTTATCACTGCAGATTATCTTGACACACCGATCGACTATGATAACCTGCAAAAACTTGGGTCGATTATGGGATCAGGCGGTATGATAGTGATGGATGAAGATGATTGTATGGTGGATGTGACAAAGTTTTATCTGGAATTTACCGTGGATGAATCATGTGGAAAGTGCTCACCATGCCGAATCGGGGGACGACAGCTCTATAATTTATTGGATAAGGTTACACAGGGCGAAGGTACAGAAGAGGACATTCGCAAAATGCGCCAGATCAGTAAAGCTATGCAGAAAGCTTCGCTGTGTGGACTTGGACAGACTGCTCCAAATCCGGTAGTTTCGACTCTTACGTACTTTGAAGATGAGTATATGGCTCATGTGGATGAAAGAAAATGCCCGGCAAAAAAGTGTTCGAATCTGCTTAAGTATACTATTATTCCGGAAAAATGTATCGGCTGTGGGCTCTGTGCCAAAAAATGCCCTGTAGATGCAATAGCAGGCCAGAAAAAAGCTATTCATACTATAAATTCTGACGTTTGTATAAAATGTGGGGTTTGTGAACAGGCATGTAAATTTGCAGCGGTGATCACTAACTAA
- a CDS encoding CBS domain-containing protein, with protein MTSTPLDSSSSSLLALEIIFKLKVKDAMSKNLVTACRIDSLRHVQRLMKQHNVSGVPIAENGRLLGLISVDNILRALDFGYIEHNVEPYMTRNLIVLEDDMPLSFGISWFEKYPFRRFPVLNRDEKLVGMLTSRDIIFKLLSELNKEVDRIESRIPLKNISDEGYYHREFKVNKFDFKNGGIASNEFRKVLKIREYDRRIIRRVAIASYELEMNLVAHSEGGNLIFTIGDDYIEIIAKDRGPGIQDVQKALTEGFSTASEWIRSLGFGAGMGLPNTKRSSDEFEIRSQQGLGTIVKARFNLNSKPVNSNSDEGG; from the coding sequence ATGACATCAACACCTCTTGATTCTTCCAGCTCTTCACTATTGGCTCTTGAGATCATTTTCAAGCTCAAGGTTAAAGATGCAATGTCTAAAAACCTTGTAACAGCGTGCAGAATTGATTCATTACGCCACGTACAACGTTTAATGAAACAACACAATGTCTCAGGTGTACCAATTGCAGAAAACGGCAGGCTTCTGGGCCTGATAAGTGTCGATAATATCTTAAGAGCCCTGGATTTTGGGTATATAGAGCATAATGTTGAGCCCTATATGACGAGAAATCTCATTGTACTTGAGGATGACATGCCACTTTCATTTGGTATATCGTGGTTTGAAAAATACCCTTTCAGACGATTTCCGGTACTAAACAGAGATGAGAAACTGGTAGGTATGTTAACCAGCCGCGATATTATTTTTAAACTCCTTTCGGAGTTAAATAAAGAAGTCGACCGCATAGAAAGCCGTATACCGCTCAAAAACATCTCTGATGAAGGCTATTACCATAGAGAATTTAAGGTAAATAAGTTCGATTTTAAGAATGGCGGGATCGCATCGAATGAATTTAGGAAAGTTTTGAAGATCAGGGAATATGATCGCCGAATTATCCGCAGAGTAGCCATAGCCTCCTACGAGCTTGAGATGAACCTGGTAGCGCATTCCGAAGGTGGTAATTTGATATTCACAATCGGAGACGATTATATTGAAATCATTGCCAAAGATCGGGGACCTGGTATACAGGATGTCCAAAAAGCGTTAACTGAAGGATTCAGCACTGCTTCTGAGTGGATAAGAAGTCTTGGTTTTGGAGCAGGAATGGGTCTGCCTAATACGAAACGCTCATCTGATGAATTTGAGATCCGGTCCCAGCAGGGGCTTGGAACTATAGTAAAAGCAAGATTTAACCTGAACAGTAAACCAGTAAATTCCAATAGTGATGAAGGTGGGTAA
- a CDS encoding dynamin family protein produces MANKNRKKNLSTRSTTCAPEENILSSEPLSFDEIVDKALKLCKKLPDSCSAFRIQIGELRNRLAEGQLHLAVLGQFNRGKSTFINALLGINILPTSVLPITAAQTNIRYDTKNSCTIHFLNQKPDLKVTDSLKSIRQTLKKYVTEENNSNNRYGVKNVTITCDSPLLANGTVLVDTPGFGSTYIHNTRTTLDLLAECDAALFLISADPPMTQTEVEFLKQVSLYVPQIFFILNKIDLVSPTEAKELHSFIKSILIKQLNYQYDTPIFHTCALKGVKAKHCSDTDPNWVASGLDSVKKEVLGFMSREKYFTLSEGLNDKFAEALHGIEHRISEELELHKAPINKRNEEKKRAKEILESIKSRIDKELDIFDIEKNALQNYLDEQITNSLPRIDQEIYQSIANTVNTTPRISNATAILSAMTTTTLKNAFERLYLKLISSANTHLRKAIDSHQSEYAMIHSLALNRSATKEQYDFTEIDIESSTDDTLFQTSDIPLPSLGKFALFSSRKKQKDTIQHYFNELAKKQIGIMAEKIRENSKLMITQSVSDLKTHFSKKYEKVITILEETAFKETTSPQETEAEARRIKELENILESLFEIRGELAS; encoded by the coding sequence GTGGCCAATAAAAACAGGAAAAAAAACCTATCTACCAGGAGCACAACGTGTGCCCCTGAAGAGAACATCTTATCTTCTGAACCTCTTTCCTTTGATGAGATTGTTGATAAGGCGCTAAAACTATGTAAAAAACTTCCTGATTCCTGTTCTGCTTTCAGAATTCAAATTGGGGAACTGCGCAACCGGCTCGCCGAGGGACAGCTTCATCTTGCTGTTCTGGGACAATTCAACCGGGGTAAAAGTACCTTTATTAACGCTCTTTTGGGAATCAATATACTCCCTACATCCGTTTTGCCTATTACCGCGGCACAAACAAACATTAGATATGATACCAAAAATAGTTGTACAATTCATTTTTTAAACCAGAAACCAGATCTTAAAGTCACAGACTCCCTTAAAAGCATTCGCCAAACACTTAAAAAATACGTAACAGAGGAAAACAACTCAAATAACAGATACGGAGTAAAAAATGTTACCATCACCTGTGACAGCCCGCTTTTAGCCAATGGTACTGTTTTGGTAGATACTCCTGGTTTTGGCTCTACTTATATCCATAACACAAGAACCACTCTTGATCTTTTGGCCGAGTGTGATGCAGCACTTTTTCTTATATCAGCAGATCCTCCAATGACACAGACAGAAGTCGAGTTTCTTAAACAGGTCAGTCTTTATGTACCACAAATCTTTTTTATACTTAATAAAATCGATTTGGTTTCACCAACAGAAGCAAAAGAGCTGCACTCGTTTATTAAAAGTATCCTCATTAAACAATTAAATTATCAGTATGATACTCCTATTTTCCACACCTGTGCATTAAAAGGAGTAAAAGCTAAGCACTGCTCTGATACTGATCCAAACTGGGTTGCAAGCGGTCTTGATTCGGTAAAGAAAGAGGTGCTCGGTTTCATGTCCAGAGAAAAGTATTTTACACTCTCTGAGGGCTTAAACGACAAATTTGCAGAAGCATTACATGGGATCGAACATAGAATCAGTGAGGAGCTTGAGCTACATAAAGCACCAATAAATAAGCGAAATGAGGAGAAAAAAAGAGCTAAGGAAATATTAGAAAGTATAAAAAGTCGTATAGATAAGGAACTAGACATTTTTGATATAGAAAAAAATGCACTACAGAACTATCTAGACGAACAGATCACCAATTCTCTACCCAGAATAGATCAGGAGATTTATCAATCCATAGCAAACACAGTCAACACCACCCCCCGGATATCCAATGCTACAGCGATTCTTTCTGCCATGACTACCACAACACTTAAAAATGCTTTCGAGCGCCTTTACTTAAAGCTGATTAGCTCAGCAAACACCCACCTTCGTAAAGCTATCGATTCACACCAAAGCGAATATGCTATGATTCACTCGCTGGCACTGAACAGATCTGCAACAAAGGAACAGTACGATTTTACAGAAATAGATATCGAATCTTCTACCGATGACACTCTTTTCCAGACATCAGATATCCCCCTACCTTCATTAGGAAAATTTGCGTTGTTTAGTTCCCGAAAAAAACAAAAAGATACTATTCAACACTACTTTAATGAGCTGGCAAAAAAACAGATTGGAATTATGGCGGAGAAAATTCGTGAAAATTCTAAATTGATGATCACTCAAAGTGTCTCAGACCTGAAGACCCATTTTTCAAAAAAGTATGAAAAAGTGATTACCATTTTAGAGGAAACTGCCTTTAAAGAGACCACTTCCCCCCAAGAGACAGAAGCAGAGGCCAGAAGAATCAAAGAGCTCGAAAATATACTGGAATCTCTTTTTGAAATTAGGGGTGAATTAGCAAGTTAA
- a CDS encoding NAD(P)H-dependent oxidoreductase subunit E: MPQSMPVLTELTPELRNFIKEWKDKPGNLIMILHKVQEIYKFIPRDVAFTVSKELNVPLAKIYGVMTFYHYFKLEKPGEHIISVCMGTACYLKGGEDLIKELEVRLGTGVNSTTEDGKFTIEAVRCVGCCGLAPVMTIDGEVYGGVKCAQIPEILEKYS; this comes from the coding sequence ATGCCTCAAAGCATGCCGGTTCTTACAGAGCTGACGCCCGAGTTGCGTAATTTCATCAAAGAATGGAAAGATAAACCGGGTAATCTTATAATGATTTTGCATAAAGTGCAGGAGATTTATAAGTTTATCCCAAGAGATGTAGCTTTTACCGTTTCAAAGGAACTAAATGTTCCGTTGGCCAAAATTTATGGCGTAATGACATTTTACCACTACTTCAAGCTCGAAAAACCGGGTGAACACATCATTTCTGTGTGTATGGGAACTGCCTGTTACCTTAAGGGTGGTGAAGATTTGATTAAAGAACTTGAGGTACGCCTTGGTACCGGTGTGAACTCCACTACTGAGGATGGAAAATTCACTATCGAAGCAGTACGTTGTGTGGGTTGTTGTGGTCTTGCTCCTGTAATGACTATTGATGGAGAGGTATACGGGGGAGTTAAGTGTGCACAAATACCTGAAATTCTGGAAAAATATTCCTGA
- a CDS encoding YihY/virulence factor BrkB family protein, with translation MAKSEKGEQDSRGRHAKTPRQINLKGWRDILLRVKNQIGEQSLSVIAAGVAFYGFLALFPAVAALISIYGIVITVEQVEQQIRALTEILPEPAQVLIEQQLSQIVAQSPTALGWGMVISILLGLWSANKGTKNLFKGLNIVYEEKKKRGFLKENAVSLLFTLFLIIIMIISMALIVVFPLVLNFLELPGWLHTLTAQLRWLLLAILVLFTLSTIYRFAPVRRSPKWKWVSWGAVFSTIVWLIGSALFSFYVSNFGAFNETYGSLGAVVVLLLWFLLTSFIVLIGGEINSEMEHQTIRDTTSGPEKRLGKRDAYDADDVGDIP, from the coding sequence TTGGCGAAAAGCGAGAAAGGTGAACAGGATTCAAGAGGGCGTCATGCCAAGACCCCAAGGCAGATAAACCTAAAGGGGTGGCGCGATATTCTGCTCAGGGTAAAGAATCAGATTGGTGAGCAGAGTCTCAGTGTAATAGCTGCAGGAGTTGCTTTTTATGGTTTTTTGGCACTTTTTCCTGCAGTGGCAGCACTTATTTCCATATACGGTATCGTGATTACGGTAGAGCAGGTAGAGCAGCAAATCAGAGCGCTGACCGAAATACTTCCCGAACCGGCACAAGTGCTTATTGAACAACAGCTCAGCCAAATAGTTGCTCAGTCTCCAACGGCTCTGGGTTGGGGAATGGTGATAAGTATACTTCTTGGTCTGTGGAGCGCAAATAAAGGAACCAAGAATCTTTTTAAAGGATTAAATATTGTTTATGAAGAGAAAAAAAAGCGAGGTTTCCTCAAAGAGAATGCGGTGTCTTTGCTTTTCACACTTTTTTTGATCATTATAATGATAATTAGTATGGCGCTGATTGTTGTTTTTCCGTTGGTTTTAAATTTTTTGGAATTACCCGGTTGGTTGCATACCCTTACAGCCCAGCTTCGATGGTTGCTGCTGGCAATTCTCGTTCTTTTCACCCTTTCAACTATTTATCGTTTTGCTCCTGTAAGACGTAGCCCCAAGTGGAAATGGGTCAGTTGGGGTGCCGTTTTTTCCACCATTGTGTGGCTCATTGGATCAGCACTGTTTTCATTCTATGTCTCAAATTTCGGTGCTTTCAACGAGACCTATGGCTCACTTGGTGCAGTCGTAGTACTTCTTCTTTGGTTTCTTCTAACAAGCTTTATTGTACTTATTGGTGGGGAAATAAACTCTGAGATGGAGCATCAAACCATCAGAGATACAACAAGCGGCCCCGAGAAAAGATTGGGCAAAAGAGACGCTTACGATGCAGACGATGTAGGAGATATCCCCTGA
- a CDS encoding DUF2934 domain-containing protein has protein sequence MKSVKEMIEQRAFELFLKRGGQHGYHIQDWIEAERQVMAEVEKKPAEEAKVKPAEEAKAKPAEEAKAKPAEEAKAKPAEEAKAKPAEEAKAKPAEEAKAKPAEEAKAKPAKKATTKKVKEGQTTTKKAAKKTTTKTTRKKATKKKSEKK, from the coding sequence ATGAAGTCTGTAAAGGAAATGATTGAACAGAGGGCCTTTGAGCTTTTTTTGAAAAGAGGTGGCCAGCATGGATATCATATTCAGGACTGGATCGAAGCAGAGAGACAAGTTATGGCTGAGGTGGAGAAAAAGCCTGCTGAAGAAGCGAAGGTAAAACCTGCTGAAGAAGCCAAAGCAAAACCTGCTGAAGAAGCCAAAGCAAAACCTGCTGAAGAAGCTAAAGCAAAACCTGCTGAAGAAGCTAAAGCAAAACCTGCTGAAGAAGCTAAAGCAAAACCTGCTGAAGAAGCTAAAGCAAAACCTGCTGAAGAAGCTAAAGCAAAACCTGCTAAAAAGGCTACAACAAAAAAAGTTAAAGAAGGACAAACAACTACAAAGAAAGCTGCTAAGAAAACAACAACAAAAACAACCAGAAAAAAAGCAACCAAGAAGAAGTCTGAGAAGAAGTAG
- a CDS encoding PHP domain-containing protein encodes MLCRADLHIHSCLSPCASLDMSPSAIVKTAVDKGLNCLALTDHNCALNCATMERVCREAEVFFIPGLEITTSEEAHILCLFESTDKALAFSKEVYTRIPDVENVPEKFGDQVYVDEEDGIEGMVNKYLGLATDISVEQLRDMVLASEGLLIPAHIDKPVFSLISQLGFISGQFNAVELSKAYIKRGHPLSIAKHYTAISSSDSHYISDIGSIHIEFAIEFSPFHSLKNALEQKSVQIKETVA; translated from the coding sequence ATGCTTTGCAGGGCCGATCTTCATATTCATTCTTGCCTCTCTCCCTGTGCATCGCTTGACATGTCTCCATCGGCAATTGTTAAAACAGCTGTAGACAAAGGTCTAAACTGCCTTGCGCTTACCGACCATAATTGTGCCCTTAACTGTGCTACCATGGAGAGAGTGTGCAGAGAAGCCGAGGTATTCTTCATCCCAGGACTTGAAATCACTACTTCTGAAGAAGCTCATATACTCTGCCTATTTGAATCAACCGATAAAGCACTGGCCTTCAGTAAGGAAGTTTACACCAGAATTCCTGACGTTGAAAACGTACCAGAGAAATTTGGTGATCAGGTTTATGTTGATGAAGAGGATGGTATAGAGGGGATGGTAAATAAATATCTTGGCTTAGCAACAGATATTTCGGTTGAGCAACTTCGGGATATGGTTTTGGCATCAGAAGGACTACTGATCCCTGCCCATATAGACAAACCAGTTTTCAGCCTGATTTCTCAACTGGGTTTTATTTCCGGCCAGTTTAATGCTGTTGAACTTTCAAAAGCCTATATTAAACGTGGTCACCCCTTGAGTATAGCCAAACATTATACAGCAATAAGTTCTTCAGATTCCCATTACATTAGTGATATTGGAAGTATACATATCGAGTTTGCTATAGAATTTTCACCCTTTCACTCTTTAAAAAATGCCTTAGAACAAAAAAGTGTACAAATCAAGGAAACTGTTGCATAA